Proteins encoded in a region of the Salminus brasiliensis chromosome 2, fSalBra1.hap2, whole genome shotgun sequence genome:
- the LOC140549667 gene encoding testis-specific serine/threonine-protein kinase 6-like, with translation MQTKEVLRSLGYEVVDFIGKGSYGEVKLATSQRHSNHVAIKIMHRRLASHLFVSKLLPRELAILKRVKHPHIVQVHEIFEMPNGQVFIVMEAAAMDLQQKIWELGRIPIGQAKMWFSQLLSAVAYLHQQNIVHRDLKCKNVLLTANDQVKLTDFGLGRFSRGFPDLSKTYYCTPEYGAPEVLLEKPYDPKKSDVWSLGIIFYSMVTGSTPFKVNSLKSLLRVQREPLVFPRRITVEEPCRAFISYMLQYDPSTRPSVTEVAQHPWLQSRQERVIGRFVVVPVEDLCPDVNPLETSEEESQSSFSLNSNIDSISSSASENGLVFFSTPQSTEEESPSSSLSRDVDVLSSHGVRCETLMPEQKGDSNGAGANPEEDEDDSPIVDI, from the exons ATGCAAACCAAAGAAGTCCTGAGGAGTTTGGGCTACGAGGTGGTGGATTTCATTGGTAAAGGGAGTTACGGTGAGGTTAAGCTGGCCACATCTCAAAGGCACTCCAACCATGTGGCCATCAAAATAATGCACCGCAGGCTGGCATCACATCTTTTTGTATCTAAACTTCTGCCCCGGGAACTGGCCATTCTGAAAAGAGTAAagcaccctcacattgttcagGTGCATGAAATTTTTGAGATGCCAAACGGACAGGTGTTTattgtgatggaggctgccgCAATGGATCTTCAACAGAAGATCTGGGAGCTCGGCCGCATTCCCATTGGCCAAGCAAAAATGTGGTTCTCACAGCTGCTCAGCGCTGTGGCCTATCTACATCAGCAGAACATTGTCCATCGTGATCTTAAATGTAAAAACGTTCTGCTGACTGCTAACGACCAAGTCAAATTAACCGACTTTGGTTTAGGCCGTTTTTCAAGGGGCTTTCCTGACTTAAGCAAGACCTATTATTGCACTCCCGAGTATGGTGCACCTGAGGTGCTTTTGGAAAAACCctatgatccaaaaaaaagtgaCGTGTGGAGTCTAGGTATTATCTTTTACTCCATGGTCACCGGATCTACACCCTTCAAAGTTAACAGTTTGAAGAGTCTCCTACGTGTCCAGCGAGAACCCTTGGTGTTCCCACGTAGgatcacagtggaggagccctgtcgGGCCTTCATATCTTATATGCTGCAGTACGACCCCTCCACTCGGCCGTCTGTGACAGAGGTGGCACAGCACCCTTGGCTGCAGTCGAGGCAGGAACG GGTTATTGGCAGGTTTGTGGTGGTGCCCGTTGAGGATCTGTGTCCAGACGTCAACCCACTTGAAACGTCAGAGGAAGAGTCTCAGTCTTCCTTCTCTTTGAACAGTAACATAGACAGTATATCATCTTCTGCCTCTGAAAATGGGCTGGTGTTTTTCAGCACTCCTCAGTCGACAGAGGAAGAGTCTCCGTCTTCTTCTTTAAGCAGAGACGTAGACGTTCTTTCATCTCATGGTGTCAGATGCGAGACTCTGATGCCTGAGCAGAAAGGCGACAGCAATGGAGCTGGTGCAA atcctgaagaagacgAAGATGATTCACCCATTGTAGACATCTAG